One genomic region from Candidatus Bathyarchaeia archaeon encodes:
- a CDS encoding GNAT family N-acetyltransferase: MHDKLRIENLQDSNIDDVIYVCSSKRLEDSVHREGVRLKRLWLGEMLDDYGSCAKVAYHNDKPAAQILYYPEVADRAKAFKREGVLFINCIYNPTLEAQRLGLGRMLLQGVIKDVKERKSCLGNKPCKFILANAFNTGELLPMPNFYKKYGFIPTGEGSTMYFPMEGEYEPVPKAKYEPLEEDAGKAVIFYGQKCQFSYPFAERIKAMIRETLPNIKIEMINEWEKPEESIRRGNWWLVVNAKPIYTFFMDTERFKAEIRQAASGTL; encoded by the coding sequence ATGCATGATAAATTGAGAATTGAAAATCTCCAAGATTCAAACATAGACGACGTTATTTATGTTTGCTCTTCTAAGAGGCTTGAAGATTCCGTCCATAGAGAAGGTGTTAGGCTTAAGAGGCTTTGGCTTGGAGAAATGCTTGACGATTATGGCTCTTGTGCAAAAGTCGCCTACCACAATGATAAACCGGCAGCCCAAATCTTATACTATCCGGAGGTGGCTGACAGGGCAAAGGCGTTTAAGCGTGAAGGCGTCCTCTTCATAAACTGCATTTACAACCCAACGCTAGAGGCGCAGAGGCTGGGACTCGGCAGAATGTTGTTGCAAGGCGTTATTAAAGATGTCAAGGAGAGAAAATCTTGTCTTGGCAATAAACCATGCAAGTTTATTTTGGCCAACGCCTTTAACACTGGCGAGCTTCTCCCAATGCCCAATTTTTACAAAAAATATGGTTTTATTCCGACAGGTGAAGGAAGTACTATGTATTTTCCCATGGAGGGCGAATACGAGCCAGTTCCGAAGGCGAAATATGAGCCTCTGGAGGAGGATGCTGGTAAAGCAGTAATATTTTATGGTCAAAAGTGTCAGTTTTCCTATCCATTCGCGGAGAGAATAAAAGCCATGATTAGGGAGACGCTGCCCAACATAAAAATTGAGATGATAAACGAGTGGGAAAAGCCTGAAGAATCAATAAGGCGGGGAAACTGGTGGCTTGTTGTAAATGCCAAGCCAATATATACCTTCTTCATGGATACGGAAAGGTTTAAGGCTGAAATAAGGCAAGCAGCATCTGGGACCCTTTAA
- a CDS encoding isochorismatase family cysteine hydrolase encodes MKMNYAVIIIDMLNDFVTGDLKCERAQHIIPNLKRLVEAARKYGVPVIYSNDAHYPNDFEVVHRWGKHAIRGTKGAEVIPELKPTEKDFVVEKRTYSGFYETGLDPLLRSLYNGEGVKTVVLGGLHTHICVRHTAADAFFRGYKIIVAKDGVESFTQEDHEQGLKYLEYVYNAKIMTVDEIIKEMAESRRQGKSHA; translated from the coding sequence ATGAAAATGAATTACGCAGTCATAATAATTGACATGCTAAATGATTTTGTCACCGGCGATTTAAAGTGTGAGAGAGCACAGCACATAATTCCTAATCTTAAGAGGCTTGTGGAGGCTGCCCGCAAATATGGCGTCCCAGTTATTTACAGTAATGATGCCCATTATCCTAACGATTTTGAGGTTGTTCACCGCTGGGGTAAACACGCCATAAGGGGCACCAAGGGCGCCGAGGTTATTCCAGAACTAAAGCCCACGGAGAAGGATTTTGTTGTGGAGAAGCGAACCTACAGCGGCTTCTACGAGACTGGACTAGACCCGCTCTTAAGAAGCTTATATAATGGTGAAGGTGTAAAAACCGTTGTTTTGGGCGGATTACACACGCATATTTGCGTGCGGCACACGGCTGCAGACGCCTTCTTCAGAGGCTACAAAATAATTGTGGCAAAGGATGGCGTGGAATCCTTCACACAAGAAGATCATGAGCAAGGCTTAAAGTATTTGGAATATGTCTACAACGCAAAAATAATGACTGTTGACGAGATTATAAAGGAAATGGCGGAGAGCCGAAGGCAAGGCAAAAGCCATGCATGA
- a CDS encoding biotin/lipoyl-containing protein, protein MPTYEIFINGKPWRIEVSKTSEKAFTVKLGDKSFNVEFPEGKLQPEKQLQIKIGDKTYAVALQEVSKTKPFTVKVEEASFKAELKTPTLARLAVSPAIEQAPPAPTLRAAKPKQVVSGTVTAPMTGKIISIKVGRGEQVRAGQVLCILEAMKMENEITAPVAGTVREILVSEGASVSEGDPLFVIG, encoded by the coding sequence ATGCCAACCTACGAGATTTTCATAAACGGAAAACCATGGCGAATCGAAGTTTCAAAAACTAGCGAAAAGGCTTTCACAGTTAAGCTTGGGGACAAATCCTTCAATGTGGAGTTTCCAGAAGGCAAGCTTCAACCTGAAAAACAGCTCCAAATAAAGATTGGCGATAAGACATACGCCGTTGCTTTACAGGAAGTTAGCAAGACAAAACCTTTCACTGTTAAGGTTGAAGAGGCATCCTTTAAAGCGGAGCTGAAAACGCCCACTTTGGCACGGTTGGCTGTTTCACCAGCCATAGAGCAAGCACCACCAGCGCCCACGCTGAGGGCGGCGAAGCCTAAACAAGTGGTTTCTGGTACCGTCACGGCTCCTATGACTGGAAAGATAATATCAATAAAGGTTGGGAGGGGCGAGCAGGTTAGGGCTGGACAAGTATTGTGCATCCTGGAAGCCATGAAAATGGAAAACGAGATTACGGCACCGGTGGCTGGAACAGTCCGCGAAATTCTAGTTTCCGAGGGCGCCTCCGTTAGCGAGGGCGACCCCTTATTTGTTATTGGCTAG
- a CDS encoding carboxyl transferase domain-containing protein — protein sequence MVEIREPTVEEKIRRLREMREQAKLGGGLKRIEEQHAKGKLTARERIDLLLDPGSFNELDQFVVHQCTDFGMAERKYLGDGVVTGYGTIDGRLVYVFSQDFTVFGGSLGEMFARKVCKLMDLAMKTGAPVIGLNDSGGARIQEGVASLAGYGDIFFRNVMASGVIPQISAIMGPCAGGAVYSPALTDFIIMVDKTSYMFITGPDVVKTVLGQEVTFEELGGAMVHSQTSGVAHFIAKDEEHCIQIIKRLLSYLPSNYLEDPPYVETGDDPNRTDEELARIMPDDPDKPYDVKEVIQRVVDNGEFFEVQPLWAPNIVIGFARLNGHSVGIVANQPAYYAGALDINSSTKAGRFVRFCDCFNIPIITFVDVPGFLPGIEQEHGGIIRHGSKLLYAYCEATVPKITVILRKAYGGAYDVMGSKHSGGDINYAWPTAEIAVMGPQGAINIIFRKEIAEATDPEQKRLELVSDYRRKFANPYVAAQKGYIDEVIEPAETRPKLISALEMLMTKREARPSKKHANIPL from the coding sequence ATGGTGGAGATTAGAGAGCCAACAGTTGAGGAGAAGATTAGGCGTTTAAGAGAAATGCGAGAGCAAGCCAAACTAGGCGGCGGGCTTAAACGCATAGAAGAGCAGCACGCTAAGGGCAAGCTGACCGCCAGAGAACGCATAGACCTCCTCCTAGACCCGGGAAGCTTTAACGAGCTTGACCAGTTTGTCGTCCACCAGTGCACCGATTTTGGCATGGCTGAACGCAAATATTTGGGCGACGGCGTTGTAACAGGCTACGGAACAATAGACGGAAGGCTCGTCTACGTTTTCTCGCAGGATTTTACGGTTTTCGGCGGCTCGCTGGGTGAAATGTTCGCGCGAAAGGTCTGCAAGCTCATGGACTTGGCAATGAAAACTGGCGCGCCGGTCATAGGCTTAAACGATTCTGGCGGAGCACGCATTCAAGAAGGAGTTGCAAGCCTTGCGGGCTATGGCGACATATTCTTCCGCAATGTAATGGCTTCAGGCGTCATACCACAAATATCCGCCATCATGGGACCATGCGCAGGCGGCGCCGTTTACTCGCCAGCCCTCACAGACTTCATCATAATGGTGGACAAGACAAGCTACATGTTTATCACGGGACCAGATGTTGTCAAAACAGTTCTTGGGCAAGAGGTCACCTTTGAGGAGCTTGGCGGAGCCATGGTTCACAGCCAAACCAGCGGTGTAGCCCATTTCATAGCCAAAGACGAGGAGCACTGCATCCAAATAATTAAGAGGCTTTTGAGCTATTTGCCCAGCAACTACCTTGAAGACCCGCCGTATGTGGAGACCGGCGACGACCCAAACCGCACAGACGAGGAACTGGCTCGCATAATGCCGGACGACCCAGATAAGCCCTACGACGTTAAGGAGGTCATCCAACGCGTCGTGGACAACGGTGAATTCTTCGAAGTTCAGCCTTTATGGGCGCCAAACATAGTTATAGGCTTCGCAAGGCTGAATGGGCATTCTGTTGGTATAGTGGCAAACCAGCCCGCCTATTATGCTGGGGCACTTGACATAAACTCCTCCACGAAAGCCGGAAGGTTCGTGCGCTTCTGCGACTGCTTCAACATACCAATAATAACCTTCGTGGACGTGCCGGGCTTCCTACCAGGCATAGAGCAGGAACATGGAGGCATAATACGCCACGGCTCAAAACTGTTGTACGCTTACTGCGAAGCCACGGTTCCAAAAATAACGGTTATACTGCGAAAGGCTTATGGCGGAGCCTACGACGTTATGGGAAGCAAACATTCTGGCGGAGACATAAACTATGCTTGGCCAACAGCCGAAATCGCCGTCATGGGACCGCAAGGCGCCATAAACATAATCTTCCGAAAGGAGATTGCCGAAGCCACAGACCCGGAGCAAAAGCGTTTAGAGCTTGTTAGTGATTACAGGCGGAAGTTTGCCAACCCATATGTGGCTGCCCAAAAAGGCTACATCGACGAGGTTATTGAGCCAGCTGAAACAAGGCCGAAGCTTATTAGCGCTCTTGAAATGCTCATGACAAAACGCGAGGCTAGGCCGTCCAAAAAGCATGCAAACATCCCGTTGTAA
- a CDS encoding prenyltransferase/squalene oxidase repeat-containing protein: MREAGRLALLVNRQFTDLLIKRVVGYVVSRQNEDGGYTFCQGTESNAQDTYYGLAILHLLGFPFPNVKKTVEWLRGFTPDSLYSHYYVAKALNLCGEEPDRESLKKFVLSLPIIRGEFGTVDVYAEVASEFLSVFMATDLANMINVKVNREKIIDWLLSFKNNDGGFGAYGHSNLNSTYHAVASLFNLGYQVKLLKNTLGYVRACEKPYGGFTVVPDGSTPFMEHVYYGVSTLNLLGESLRYPRQTAEFVLRCQNANGGFARSDIGISTFEDTFYAVSILKTIEEQW; encoded by the coding sequence TTGCGGGAAGCGGGGCGGTTAGCTCTTTTGGTGAATAGGCAGTTTACAGACTTGTTGATTAAGCGTGTCGTTGGCTATGTTGTTAGTAGGCAGAATGAGGATGGTGGATACACTTTCTGTCAGGGAACCGAATCAAACGCACAGGACACGTATTATGGACTGGCAATCTTGCATTTGTTGGGCTTTCCTTTTCCAAATGTTAAAAAGACTGTTGAGTGGCTGCGTGGCTTTACTCCAGACAGCCTTTACTCGCATTATTATGTGGCTAAAGCCCTAAATTTATGCGGCGAAGAGCCGGACAGGGAGAGCTTGAAAAAGTTTGTTCTTTCTTTGCCAATTATCAGGGGCGAGTTTGGAACCGTTGACGTTTATGCTGAGGTTGCCTCAGAATTTCTATCAGTGTTTATGGCAACTGACCTTGCCAACATGATTAATGTAAAAGTTAACCGTGAGAAAATTATAGATTGGCTGTTGAGCTTCAAAAATAATGACGGCGGTTTTGGAGCCTACGGGCACTCAAACCTGAATTCAACTTATCATGCTGTAGCTTCGCTTTTCAATTTGGGCTATCAGGTTAAGCTGCTTAAGAATACGCTTGGATATGTTAGGGCTTGCGAAAAGCCTTATGGAGGCTTCACCGTTGTGCCGGACGGCTCCACACCATTCATGGAACATGTATATTACGGAGTGTCAACGCTTAATCTTCTCGGCGAAAGCTTGCGGTATCCAAGGCAGACAGCCGAGTTTGTGTTAAGATGCCAAAACGCAAACGGTGGATTTGCAAGGTCAGACATTGGAATATCCACTTTTGAGGACACCTTCTACGCTGTAAGCATATTAAAAACAATTGAGGAGCAGTGGTGA
- a CDS encoding nitroreductase family protein — translation MEQNPVIQTLLSHKSVRKYRAEMPPENVIRTIVRAGQQAPFASQAYSILLSRDRERHPYKAPLLFTICVDYHKFERIMEKRGWKMVTNDLVLLFFGIQDAALMAENMVIAARSLGLGSCFLGSAMFQAEKIAEEYHLPERVFPLVQLVMGYPAEDPPPRPRYPIEFTLFEGKYPELTDEMVSEAMRVMDEGYLAQDYYRRLKAKIPLEDGRPDPYTYENYSWTEHICRKWGQWFPDPKGLLEQLEKRGFHIVKKKL, via the coding sequence ATGGAGCAAAACCCAGTTATTCAGACGTTGTTAAGCCATAAGTCCGTAAGAAAGTATAGGGCTGAAATGCCGCCAGAAAATGTTATACGCACAATCGTTAGGGCTGGACAGCAGGCGCCTTTCGCTTCTCAAGCCTACAGCATACTATTGTCGCGGGATAGGGAGCGCCACCCATACAAGGCGCCGCTGCTTTTCACTATATGCGTCGACTACCACAAGTTCGAGAGGATTATGGAGAAGAGGGGCTGGAAAATGGTAACCAACGATTTGGTGCTGCTGTTTTTCGGAATTCAAGATGCCGCCCTAATGGCGGAAAACATGGTGATAGCTGCCAGAAGCCTAGGCTTGGGAAGCTGCTTCCTAGGAAGTGCCATGTTCCAAGCGGAAAAAATAGCAGAAGAGTATCACTTGCCGGAAAGGGTTTTCCCACTTGTGCAGCTTGTTATGGGCTACCCGGCTGAAGATCCCCCGCCAAGACCCAGATACCCGATAGAATTCACACTTTTTGAGGGCAAATATCCGGAACTGACAGACGAAATGGTTTCAGAAGCCATGAGGGTTATGGATGAAGGCTACTTGGCACAAGACTATTATAGGCGGTTAAAGGCAAAAATTCCGCTAGAAGATGGGCGTCCAGACCCCTACACCTACGAAAATTATAGTTGGACAGAGCACATATGCAGAAAATGGGGACAATGGTTCCCAGACCCGAAAGGGCTTTTAGAACAGCTGGAAAAACGGGGATTTCATATAGTTAAAAAGAAGCTCTAG
- a CDS encoding methylmalonyl-CoA mutase family protein encodes MFDVEELEKIKREKERWEKETVAKSLERLPERGGFLTSSDVPVNRLYTPADIANLDYFGDLGFPGEYPFTRGVYPTMYRARFWTMRQYAGFGTAEQTNQRFKYLLSQGQTGLSVAFDFPTQVGYDCDHPMAKGEVGKAGVSVSTLRDMEIVFEGIPLDKITTSMTINAPAAVLLAMYIVVGEKQGVPQNALDGTVQNDILKEYVARGMYIFPPKPSMRLVTDIFEYCAKNVPKWNTISISGYHIREAGATAVQEIAFTFANAIAYVQAAIERGLDVDKFAGRLSFFFAAHNNLFEEVAKFRAARRLWARIMRERFGAKNPASWMLRFHTQTSGVSLTAQQPLNNIIRVTIQALAAVLGGTQSLHTNSFDEAYALPSEQAVTIALRTQQIIAYESGVADTIDPLGGSYYVEYLTNQIEEKAVQYIERIDEMGGAVAAIEKGFMQKEIMESAYRYQKEVESKKRIVVGVNEFISEEKTPIKILRIDPEIEKTLIKRLNEVKRQRNNTKVKEALDNLRKAAEKEDANLMPFIIEAVKEYATLGEICDTLRQVFGEYKPPSIF; translated from the coding sequence TTGTTTGACGTGGAAGAACTGGAAAAGATTAAACGCGAAAAGGAGCGTTGGGAAAAGGAGACCGTGGCTAAAAGCCTTGAGAGGCTCCCAGAACGGGGCGGATTTCTAACAAGTTCGGATGTACCGGTGAACCGCCTCTACACGCCAGCGGACATCGCCAACCTAGACTATTTTGGGGATTTGGGGTTTCCAGGTGAATATCCCTTCACACGTGGCGTTTATCCAACCATGTATAGGGCTCGTTTTTGGACTATGAGGCAGTATGCCGGCTTTGGCACTGCTGAGCAGACAAACCAGCGTTTCAAATACCTGTTAAGCCAAGGTCAGACAGGGTTAAGCGTGGCTTTCGACTTTCCAACTCAGGTGGGTTATGACTGTGACCATCCCATGGCGAAGGGCGAAGTTGGCAAGGCTGGCGTGAGCGTTAGCACTTTGCGGGACATGGAAATAGTTTTTGAAGGTATACCATTGGACAAGATTACAACTTCTATGACGATCAATGCTCCGGCGGCTGTTCTGCTTGCCATGTATATTGTTGTTGGCGAGAAGCAAGGTGTTCCGCAAAATGCGCTGGACGGTACCGTGCAGAATGATATTTTGAAGGAGTATGTTGCTAGAGGCATGTATATTTTTCCGCCTAAGCCTTCCATGCGCTTGGTCACGGACATTTTTGAGTACTGCGCCAAAAATGTGCCAAAGTGGAACACTATAAGCATCAGCGGCTATCATATTCGAGAGGCTGGAGCCACAGCTGTTCAAGAAATAGCCTTCACTTTCGCCAATGCCATAGCCTACGTGCAAGCCGCCATAGAAAGAGGCTTAGACGTGGACAAATTCGCCGGTAGGCTCTCGTTCTTTTTTGCAGCACATAACAACCTTTTCGAGGAGGTTGCCAAGTTCAGGGCTGCTAGGCGCTTGTGGGCACGCATCATGCGAGAGCGCTTTGGAGCCAAAAACCCCGCCTCTTGGATGCTGCGCTTTCATACACAGACTTCTGGTGTTTCGCTTACAGCCCAGCAGCCCCTAAACAACATTATCCGCGTAACTATTCAAGCCTTGGCAGCAGTTTTGGGCGGAACCCAGTCATTACACACAAACTCTTTTGATGAAGCATACGCCTTGCCCAGCGAGCAAGCCGTCACAATAGCGCTTAGAACCCAGCAAATAATAGCCTATGAGAGCGGTGTTGCAGACACTATAGACCCTCTTGGCGGCTCCTATTACGTGGAGTACTTAACCAACCAAATAGAGGAGAAAGCAGTCCAGTATATAGAGCGGATAGATGAGATGGGAGGAGCCGTTGCAGCTATAGAGAAGGGCTTCATGCAGAAGGAAATAATGGAAAGTGCTTACCGCTATCAGAAGGAGGTGGAAAGCAAAAAGCGGATAGTGGTCGGCGTCAACGAGTTCATAAGCGAAGAGAAAACGCCAATAAAGATTTTGCGGATAGACCCGGAAATTGAAAAAACGTTGATAAAACGCCTAAACGAGGTGAAACGTCAAAGAAACAACACCAAAGTTAAGGAGGCTTTAGACAATTTGCGGAAGGCAGCAGAGAAGGAAGATGCAAACCTAATGCCCTTTATAATTGAAGCAGTTAAGGAGTACGCCACGCTAGGCGAGATATGCGACACCCTCCGCCAAGTTTTCGGAGAGTACAAACCTCCATCCATATTCTAA
- a CDS encoding MoaD family protein, which translates to MRVKVEYIGHIKEIIRSGREEELEISEGASLADLLSMLAEKYGEPFRKAVYEPGGSDVKQSFIITVNGYLLNQLNGGVETKLKHGDHVILMSIVSGG; encoded by the coding sequence TTGAGGGTTAAAGTTGAATACATTGGGCACATTAAGGAGATAATTCGCAGCGGTAGAGAGGAGGAGCTTGAAATCTCTGAAGGTGCCTCCCTTGCAGATCTGCTTTCTATGCTTGCCGAGAAATATGGTGAGCCTTTCCGCAAGGCTGTTTACGAGCCAGGCGGGTCGGATGTGAAGCAAAGCTTCATAATAACGGTTAATGGCTACTTGCTGAACCAGCTGAATGGCGGAGTGGAGACAAAACTCAAACATGGAGACCACGTAATTTTGATGTCCATTGTCAGCGGCGGCTAA
- a CDS encoding Xaa-Pro peptidase family protein, with amino-acid sequence MKRIEALKKKAFEEKGFDGFLITNEANMLYFAGFPGAACLLFPRNGENTLYVYGVNYEQAKAEGKGFRVELVKRDENLAAKVAAQIKDYGIKKLAFDTLTYENYRGLAKFLRGKAKLKPQAKLVWELRKVKDAEELELMRKAGELTCEGMRAAYEVIRPGIREYEAAAEIEYAMRRKGSWGTAFDTIVASGPRSAYPHGGCTDKEICEGDLVVVDIGASYRYYRADMTRTLVAGKPSEKQKRLYEIVKTAQQKAVQTIKAKVKAKDVDAVARKVVEEAGYGEYFVHSLGHGVGLEVHEPPVLGQQSKDRLAVGNVVTIEPGIYLVGFGGIRIEDTVLVKEEGGEKFTNGFYILETSK; translated from the coding sequence TTGAAGAGGATAGAAGCCCTAAAAAAGAAAGCTTTTGAGGAGAAGGGTTTTGACGGCTTCCTAATAACAAACGAGGCCAACATGCTCTATTTTGCTGGTTTCCCCGGCGCTGCGTGCCTCCTATTCCCTAGAAACGGCGAGAACACCCTTTATGTTTATGGCGTAAACTATGAGCAGGCAAAAGCCGAGGGCAAAGGCTTCAGGGTTGAGCTTGTAAAGCGTGACGAAAATTTGGCTGCGAAGGTTGCCGCCCAAATAAAGGATTATGGCATAAAAAAGCTAGCCTTCGACACATTAACCTATGAAAACTATCGCGGTCTAGCAAAGTTTCTAAGGGGCAAGGCTAAACTTAAGCCTCAAGCTAAGCTTGTTTGGGAGCTCCGGAAGGTAAAAGACGCCGAGGAGCTTGAGTTGATGCGCAAGGCCGGAGAACTAACATGTGAGGGCATGAGGGCAGCCTACGAAGTTATACGCCCCGGCATCCGCGAGTACGAGGCTGCAGCTGAAATAGAATATGCCATGCGAAGGAAAGGCTCATGGGGAACAGCCTTCGACACCATAGTGGCTTCTGGCCCGCGCTCCGCCTATCCCCACGGAGGCTGCACGGATAAGGAAATCTGTGAAGGCGACTTGGTTGTGGTGGACATCGGTGCATCTTACCGCTATTATCGTGCAGACATGACGAGAACGCTGGTGGCTGGAAAACCATCGGAAAAGCAGAAACGCCTATATGAAATTGTGAAAACAGCCCAGCAGAAGGCGGTTCAAACAATAAAAGCTAAGGTAAAAGCCAAAGACGTAGACGCTGTTGCAAGAAAAGTTGTTGAGGAAGCAGGTTATGGCGAATACTTCGTCCACAGCTTAGGCCACGGCGTAGGCTTGGAAGTGCATGAGCCGCCAGTTCTTGGACAGCAAAGCAAGGATAGGTTAGCAGTTGGCAACGTGGTGACCATTGAGCCCGGCATATACCTTGTAGGTTTTGGAGGAATCCGCATAGAAGACACTGTGCTTGTAAAAGAAGAGGGCGGAGAAAAGTTCACGAATGGATTTTACATTTTAGAAACAAGCAAATAA
- a CDS encoding oxaloacetate decarboxylase subunit alpha, with the protein MKPVKITDTTFRDAHQSLMATRMRTESMLPIAEKMDSVGFFSMEVWGGATFDVCIRYLAEDPWERIRQLKRHIRRTPLQMLLRGQNVVGYRNYPDDVVIKFVEKAAEKGIDIFRVFDALNDIRNMEVAIKTVKKVGKHAQGTICYTISPVHTIGYYVDVAKKLAELNCDSICIKDMAGMLAPQPAYELIIALKKEVGLPVHLHCHCTSGMAMMTYLRACEAGVDIIDTAFSPLAWGTSQPPVESIVAALKGTPYDPGFDMELLQEIADYFRELREKYYDPLGLIDPKAEKVDPSIMVHQIPGGMFSNLLEQLREQNAVHRLKEVLEEVPRVRRELGYPPLVTPTSQLVGIQAVLNVLSGKRYSIVPKEIKDYVKGFYGQPPAPIDEEVRRLIIGDEEPITCRPADLLEPALNKIPEDVKPYIESEEDMLTYALFPAIAPEFFKKRKAKREEAKTAMPPERMAELEQAAAISAAIAAYVTSLGEVKALTIQRARRGISPWVLAGRQSLAEHGV; encoded by the coding sequence TTGAAACCCGTTAAGATTACGGACACCACGTTTCGAGACGCCCATCAGTCGTTGATGGCAACTAGGATGCGCACTGAATCCATGCTTCCAATAGCCGAAAAAATGGACAGTGTTGGCTTTTTCTCCATGGAGGTTTGGGGAGGAGCCACCTTCGACGTTTGCATACGCTATTTGGCTGAAGACCCTTGGGAAAGAATCCGCCAACTTAAGAGGCATATTAGGCGAACGCCACTGCAGATGCTTTTGAGGGGACAGAACGTTGTTGGCTATAGGAACTACCCAGACGATGTTGTCATAAAATTTGTTGAAAAAGCCGCTGAAAAAGGCATAGACATATTCCGAGTTTTCGACGCTTTAAACGATATCCGCAACATGGAAGTCGCCATAAAAACCGTCAAAAAAGTGGGCAAACACGCGCAGGGCACCATATGCTACACCATAAGCCCAGTCCACACGATAGGCTATTATGTGGATGTCGCCAAAAAACTGGCTGAGCTTAATTGCGACTCCATATGCATAAAGGACATGGCTGGAATGCTAGCGCCCCAACCAGCTTACGAACTGATAATCGCCCTCAAAAAAGAGGTAGGTTTGCCGGTGCACTTGCACTGCCACTGCACCAGCGGAATGGCTATGATGACATATCTGCGGGCATGCGAAGCTGGAGTAGACATAATAGACACAGCCTTTTCGCCATTGGCATGGGGTACATCCCAGCCACCAGTGGAATCCATAGTCGCAGCTTTAAAAGGGACACCATACGACCCGGGATTTGACATGGAGCTTTTACAGGAGATTGCCGACTACTTCAGAGAGCTTAGAGAAAAATACTATGACCCGTTGGGGCTTATAGATCCCAAAGCCGAAAAAGTCGACCCTTCCATAATGGTTCACCAGATTCCAGGCGGAATGTTCTCAAACCTCCTTGAACAGTTGAGGGAGCAAAACGCTGTTCATAGGCTTAAGGAAGTTCTCGAAGAGGTTCCAAGAGTTAGACGAGAGCTCGGCTATCCACCGTTGGTTACGCCTACAAGCCAGCTTGTAGGCATCCAAGCCGTGCTCAATGTTTTGTCTGGAAAACGCTACAGCATAGTGCCAAAGGAGATAAAAGACTATGTTAAGGGGTTTTATGGGCAGCCTCCAGCCCCGATAGATGAAGAAGTTAGGAGGTTAATTATTGGCGACGAGGAGCCCATAACATGTCGTCCAGCAGACCTCCTTGAACCAGCCTTAAACAAGATTCCGGAGGATGTTAAACCCTACATTGAAAGCGAGGAGGACATGCTTACATACGCTTTGTTTCCAGCCATAGCCCCAGAATTCTTCAAAAAGCGGAAAGCCAAAAGAGAAGAAGCTAAAACAGCCATGCCACCAGAAAGAATGGCTGAATTGGAGCAGGCGGCAGCCATATCCGCGGCAATAGCTGCTTATGTAACAAGCTTAGGCGAAGTGAAAGCCTTAACCATTCAAAGGGCTAGGCGTGGAATTTCGCCTTGGGTTCTTGCCGGAAGACAAAGCCTAGCCGAGCATGGTGTTTAA
- the aac(3) gene encoding aminoglycoside 3-N-acetyltransferase — MGEQPVKSGIPPITKSRLVADLKKLGVASGDTLMLHASVKAVGWVVGGPDVVIQALLEALGEEGTLMMYVGWEDSPWEAPYVFKEWPEEWQRAYLEEFPPFNPATSRAHRRWSILTEYLRTWPGAYRSGNPEASCVAVGAKAKWLTENHPLQYGYGPGSPFAKLCEAKGKVLLLGAPFGSITLLHYAEHLAKVPNKLVIRYKVPILQEGKKVWVEVEEFDTCGYVLPNAREYFEAIPREYFSSGRGRVGKIGEAQSYLFDAKDFVDFAVRWLERKYGCK; from the coding sequence ATGGGAGAACAACCAGTAAAAAGTGGAATCCCTCCAATAACAAAGAGCAGACTAGTGGCTGACTTGAAAAAGCTGGGAGTGGCTTCTGGAGACACGTTGATGCTTCATGCCTCCGTTAAGGCCGTAGGCTGGGTTGTGGGCGGCCCAGACGTCGTCATCCAAGCCTTGCTGGAAGCTCTAGGCGAGGAAGGAACTTTGATGATGTATGTGGGCTGGGAAGACTCCCCTTGGGAGGCGCCATACGTGTTTAAAGAGTGGCCGGAGGAATGGCAAAGGGCATACCTAGAGGAGTTTCCTCCCTTTAACCCAGCCACTTCTAGGGCTCATAGAAGATGGAGCATACTAACCGAATATTTGCGCACATGGCCAGGCGCTTACAGAAGTGGCAATCCAGAGGCTTCATGTGTGGCTGTCGGAGCAAAGGCAAAGTGGCTGACGGAAAACCATCCGCTCCAATATGGGTATGGACCGGGTTCGCCGTTCGCCAAACTATGTGAGGCCAAGGGCAAGGTTCTGCTTCTTGGCGCGCCTTTCGGCTCGATTACGCTTTTGCATTACGCGGAACACTTGGCCAAAGTGCCTAATAAACTGGTCATACGCTACAAGGTGCCAATTTTACAAGAAGGCAAAAAAGTTTGGGTTGAAGTTGAGGAGTTTGACACTTGCGGGTATGTTCTGCCGAACGCGCGTGAATATTTTGAGGCTATACCAAGGGAATATTTCTCTTCTGGGAGAGGACGTGTCGGAAAGATTGGAGAAGCCCAATCCTACCTTTTCGACGCCAAAGACTTTGTTGACTTCGCTGTGCGATGGCTTGAAAGGAAATACGGATGCAAATAA